The following are from one region of the Lacinutrix sp. Bg11-31 genome:
- a CDS encoding single-stranded DNA-binding protein has protein sequence MAGTLNKVMLIGHLGDEVKMHYFEGGGCVGRFPLATNETYTNKTTNERVTTVEWHNIVLRNKAAEICEKYLTKGDKVYIEGRIKTRKWQDETGNDRYSTEIQATDFTFLTTKKDSQAAAVQTAQPQKQVENNPETAGKAASDDDLPF, from the coding sequence ATGGCAGGAACGTTAAATAAAGTGATGCTAATTGGGCATTTGGGAGATGAAGTTAAAATGCACTATTTCGAAGGTGGTGGCTGTGTTGGGCGATTTCCGTTAGCAACAAACGAAACCTATACTAACAAAACTACAAACGAGCGTGTTACTACTGTAGAATGGCATAATATTGTTTTAAGAAATAAAGCTGCAGAGATTTGTGAAAAGTACCTAACCAAAGGTGATAAAGTATATATCGAAGGAAGAATTAAAACTAGAAAATGGCAAGACGAAACGGGTAACGATCGTTACAGTACAGAAATTCAAGCTACCGATTTTACTTTTTTAACTACAAAAAAAGATAGTCAAGCTGCTGCTGTGCAAACTGCACAACCACAAAAACAGGTGGAAAACAATCCGGAAACTGCAGGAAAAGCTGCTAGTGATGACGATTTACCATTTTAA
- the gldD gene encoding gliding motility lipoprotein GldD has translation MKQKILFLLVTLVIIISCNDDPRPKPKAYLALEYPEAIYKTEDITKMPFTFDRNALGKNLRTKTLKGETTSYGINIEYPNLKGTIYITYKAIDKDEKLLRTFLINAQNFTEEHTQKADAIDGIVYENPERRVYGMFYNVGGNAASQSQFYVTDSINHFITGSLYFYAKPNYDSILPAANYLQKDIMRIMESLEWRK, from the coding sequence ATGAAACAAAAAATATTATTTCTCCTTGTAACATTAGTAATTATAATAAGTTGCAACGATGACCCAAGACCAAAACCCAAAGCTTACCTAGCTTTAGAATATCCTGAAGCAATATATAAAACCGAAGACATTACAAAAATGCCTTTTACCTTCGATCGTAATGCATTAGGCAAAAACTTGAGAACTAAAACACTTAAAGGCGAAACTACTAGTTATGGTATTAATATAGAGTACCCCAATCTTAAAGGCACAATTTATATTACTTATAAAGCGATTGATAAAGATGAGAAGTTGTTAAGAACCTTTTTAATAAACGCTCAAAATTTTACAGAAGAGCATACGCAAAAAGCAGATGCTATAGATGGAATTGTATACGAAAATCCAGAACGTAGAGTTTACGGCATGTTTTACAATGTTGGTGGCAATGCTGCATCACAATCGCAGTTTTATGTAACCGATAGTATTAATCATTTTATTACAGGTTCTCTCTATTTCTATGCTAAGCCAAATTACGATTCTATTTTACCTGCTGCCAACTATTTGCAAAAGGATATTATGAGAATTATGGAAAGTTTAGAGTGGAGGAAATAA
- a CDS encoding gliding motility-associated protein GldE — MDPEPTSLLIHFLAIDFSLISGFVLLFVLLFFSALISGAEVALFSLTRTDLEQEELQSSKAIQIINKLLERPKKLLATILVANNFINIGIVILFAFLGNYMFQSITNTVVKFVVEVVVVTFLILLFGEILPKVYASRNNLKFASFMAYPLKVLDFVFSPISLPMRAITLGIHNKLGKQKSNLSVDQLSQALELTSDEDTTQEEHKILRGIVSFGNTDTKQVMRPRLDIFALNIEQSYNDIIKEITSNGYSRIPVFKDNVDTIEGILYVKDLLPHIDTKDFDWTTLLRAPFFVPENKKLDDLMSEFQEKKVHLAVVVDEYGGTSGLVSLEDIIEEIVGDISDEFDDEDVHYSKLDDNNYVFEGKTALKDFYKILKLEAETIFEGKKGEAETLAGFILEISGSFPRQASKINFENYVFTIEALDKKRIKRVKVTIP; from the coding sequence TTGGACCCTGAACCCACGAGTTTATTAATACATTTTTTAGCAATAGATTTTTCTTTAATCTCTGGCTTTGTTTTGCTTTTTGTATTGCTATTTTTTTCAGCATTAATTTCTGGAGCAGAAGTAGCATTATTCTCTTTAACCAGAACAGATTTAGAGCAAGAGGAGTTGCAGTCTAGTAAAGCAATTCAGATAATTAATAAATTATTAGAACGACCAAAAAAATTATTAGCAACGATATTAGTAGCCAATAATTTTATAAATATTGGCATTGTAATTCTCTTTGCATTTCTTGGTAATTACATGTTTCAAAGTATTACTAATACGGTTGTAAAATTTGTTGTAGAAGTAGTAGTAGTTACCTTTTTAATATTACTTTTTGGAGAGATTTTACCAAAAGTATATGCTAGTAGAAATAATTTAAAGTTTGCGTCTTTTATGGCGTATCCATTAAAAGTATTAGATTTTGTTTTTTCACCTATAAGTTTACCAATGCGCGCAATAACACTTGGTATTCATAATAAATTAGGAAAGCAGAAATCTAACCTTAGTGTCGACCAATTATCGCAAGCTTTAGAACTTACTAGCGATGAAGATACCACTCAAGAAGAGCACAAAATACTAAGAGGAATTGTTTCTTTTGGTAATACAGATACAAAGCAGGTTATGCGACCTCGACTAGATATTTTTGCTTTAAATATAGAGCAATCGTATAACGATATTATAAAGGAAATAACCTCTAATGGGTATTCTAGAATTCCAGTTTTTAAAGACAATGTAGATACTATTGAAGGTATTTTATATGTAAAAGATTTATTACCACATATCGATACAAAAGATTTTGATTGGACAACCTTACTTCGTGCACCATTTTTTGTACCTGAAAACAAGAAGTTAGACGATTTAATGTCTGAGTTTCAAGAAAAGAAAGTGCATTTAGCTGTGGTTGTAGACGAGTATGGAGGAACCTCTGGTTTGGTTTCTTTAGAGGATATAATTGAAGAAATAGTTGGAGATATTAGCGATGAGTTTGATGACGAAGATGTCCATTATTCTAAACTAGACGATAACAATTATGTTTTTGAAGGAAAAACAGCTTTAAAAGACTTTTATAAAATTTTAAAGCTTGAAGCAGAAACCATTTTTGAAGGTAAAAAAGGTGAAGCCGAAACACTTGCAGGATTTATTTTAGAAATCTCAGGAAGCTTCCCAAGGCAAGCGAGTAAAATAAATTTCGAAAACTATGTTTTTACTATAGAAGCTTTAGATAAAAAACGAATTAAACGTGTAAAAGTCACGATACCATAA
- the mutY gene encoding A/G-specific adenine glycosylase, whose amino-acid sequence MNITKKLITWYSVNKRGLPWRNTTNPYFIWLSEIILQQTQVAQGLPYYVAFTTKYPTVFDLANAQESQILKLWQGLGYYSRARNLHASAKYIVEELNGTFPNTHNEIIKLKGVGDYTASAIASICFNEKTAVVDGNVYRALSRIYGISTPINTGKGFKEFKALAQELIDKKKPATFNQAIMEFGAIQCKPKNPDCSVCPFNNKCVALQKESIGDLPVKLKSLKVKKKYFNFIVMLSSDQKTILEKREGKGIWQNLYQFPLIETLKPSEITEIEKELKGFSILENKNFSVSLYNEDDIIHKLSHQHLFTKFWIVTTNKKFPEGVSVDKITNFPVPILIGNFIEKFNF is encoded by the coding sequence ATGAATATAACAAAAAAACTAATCACTTGGTACTCAGTAAATAAGAGGGGTTTACCATGGCGCAACACTACAAATCCATACTTTATTTGGCTGTCGGAAATCATCTTACAACAAACACAAGTTGCTCAAGGGCTTCCATATTACGTCGCATTTACCACTAAATACCCAACTGTTTTTGATTTAGCTAATGCCCAAGAATCTCAAATTTTAAAACTTTGGCAAGGCTTAGGTTATTATTCTAGAGCCAGAAATTTACATGCTTCGGCAAAATATATAGTAGAAGAGTTAAATGGAACGTTTCCTAATACACATAATGAGATAATAAAGTTAAAAGGAGTTGGCGATTATACTGCAAGTGCAATTGCTTCAATTTGTTTTAATGAAAAAACAGCAGTTGTAGATGGTAATGTCTATCGTGCGTTATCTAGAATTTATGGTATTTCCACACCTATTAATACAGGTAAAGGTTTTAAAGAGTTTAAAGCCTTAGCACAAGAACTTATAGATAAAAAAAAGCCGGCAACATTTAATCAAGCTATTATGGAGTTTGGTGCTATACAATGCAAGCCTAAGAATCCAGATTGTAGTGTTTGCCCATTTAATAACAAGTGTGTTGCGCTTCAAAAAGAGAGTATAGGCGATTTACCAGTTAAGCTGAAAAGTTTAAAGGTGAAGAAAAAATACTTCAATTTTATTGTGATGTTATCATCAGATCAAAAAACGATTCTTGAAAAAAGAGAAGGCAAAGGTATTTGGCAAAATCTGTATCAGTTTCCTTTAATTGAAACATTAAAACCTTCAGAAATAACAGAAATTGAAAAAGAACTGAAGGGCTTTTCGATATTAGAAAATAAAAATTTTAGTGTGTCTTTATATAATGAAGACGATATTATACACAAACTCTCTCATCAACATTTATTTACTAAGTTTTGGATTGTTACAACAAATAAAAAGTTTCCGGAAGGTGTTTCCGTAGATAAAATAACCAACTTTCCTGTGCCAATATTAATAGGTAATTTTATAGAAAAATTTAATTTTTAG
- a CDS encoding HU family DNA-binding protein → MTKADLVSKISEKLGIEKGDVQATVETFMEEVKTSLEGGDNVYLRGFGSFIIKKRAEKTGRNISKNTTIKIPAHNIPAFKPAKVFVEGVKTNVDVK, encoded by the coding sequence ATGACTAAAGCTGATTTAGTATCAAAAATTTCTGAGAAATTAGGAATTGAAAAAGGAGACGTTCAAGCGACTGTAGAAACATTCATGGAAGAAGTAAAAACATCTTTAGAAGGTGGTGATAATGTTTATTTACGTGGTTTTGGAAGTTTTATAATTAAAAAGAGAGCTGAGAAGACAGGTAGAAATATTTCAAAAAATACGACTATTAAAATTCCAGCACATAACATACCAGCATTTAAACCTGCAAAAGTATTTGTAGAAGGTGTAAAAACTAATGTTGACGTAAAGTAA